A window of the Roseburia sp. 831b genome harbors these coding sequences:
- the fliM gene encoding flagellar motor switch protein FliM: MSEVLSQNEIDSLLQALSSGELDVEEMKDADEKQVKNYDFARPAKFSKEHLRTLEIIFEHYGRLLSTNLPVYLRKNVQVDVMNSEAVTYQEFSNALSNPVLLGIINFAPLKGNVILEVASNLGYAIVDRMLGGAGTPLEKARDFSEIELLIIERVLTVCVNLLREPWSNVIDAHPRLERIETNSQFAQIISPSEIIALVTINVKIGDVEGLMNVCLPYITLEEVMDKLNTKYWYSNLQERDEQVYTDTIESLISKAPMPVKAVLGNSVISVNDFINLQVGDIIRLDTKVDDELSVYVGSIKKFTALPGASGDDYAVRITSVIREEQ; this comes from the coding sequence ATGAGCGAAGTCTTATCTCAGAATGAGATAGACAGTTTGCTGCAGGCATTGAGCAGTGGCGAGCTGGACGTAGAAGAAATGAAGGACGCAGATGAAAAACAGGTTAAAAACTATGATTTTGCTCGTCCGGCAAAGTTTTCAAAGGAACATCTGAGAACATTGGAGATTATCTTTGAACATTATGGAAGACTGCTTTCTACGAATCTTCCGGTATATTTAAGAAAAAATGTACAGGTTGATGTCATGAACTCAGAGGCGGTTACCTATCAGGAATTCTCGAATGCATTGTCGAATCCGGTGTTGCTTGGAATTATCAACTTTGCACCGTTAAAAGGGAATGTTATTCTGGAAGTTGCTTCTAATCTGGGATATGCGATTGTCGATCGTATGCTTGGAGGAGCAGGAACTCCGCTTGAAAAGGCGAGAGATTTTTCTGAGATTGAATTATTGATTATTGAAAGAGTTCTGACTGTATGTGTCAATTTGCTGCGGGAACCTTGGAGCAATGTAATAGATGCACATCCAAGACTGGAACGTATAGAGACCAATTCACAGTTTGCACAGATTATTTCTCCAAGTGAGATTATTGCATTGGTGACAATCAATGTAAAAATTGGGGATGTGGAAGGACTGATGAATGTCTGCCTGCCTTATATCACACTTGAAGAGGTAATGGATAAACTGAATACAAAATATTGGTATTCGAATCTTCAGGAGAGAGATGAACAGGTATATACAGATACAATTGAGTCTCTGATTTCTAAAGCACCAATGCCTGTAAAAGCTGTTTTGGGAAATAGTGTAATTTCCGTAAATGACTTTATCAATCTGCAGGTTGGCGATATAATCCGACTGGATACGAAAGTGGATGATGAACTGAGTGTTTATGTTGGAAGTATTAAAAAGTTTACTGCCCTGCCGGGAGCTTCTGGCGATGACTATGCAGTAAGAATTACATCAGTAATAAGAGAGGAGCAGTAA
- the fliQ gene encoding flagellar biosynthesis protein FliQ, with the protein MITQGQVLDLAREAIYTIIICSAPMLVISLVVGLIISIFQTVTSIQEQTLTFVPKIIAVFVGMMIFGSWILNNLSGYMTELWSDFSVYLG; encoded by the coding sequence ATGATTACACAGGGACAGGTATTAGATCTTGCAAGAGAGGCGATTTATACAATCATTATTTGTTCAGCGCCAATGTTAGTGATTTCCTTAGTCGTTGGTTTGATTATCAGTATTTTTCAGACGGTAACTTCCATCCAGGAACAGACATTGACCTTTGTCCCGAAGATTATTGCCGTTTTTGTTGGCATGATGATTTTTGGCTCCTGGATTTTAAACAATTTATCTGGATATATGACCGAATTATGGTCAGATTTCAGTGTATATTTAGGCTAG
- the fliY gene encoding flagellar motor switch phosphatase FliY: MDGALSQNEINALLNDAAGSDASKNDGSLTEQEIDAIGEISNISMGTAATTLFSLVNRKVEISTPVVSFATWDDVVENYEKPCVFIRIAYTVGLDGSNILVLKENDVKIITDLMMGGDGTNTDGEIGELHLSAISEAMNQMMGSAATSLSSMLNKTIDISPPSADLIDLTETIDESQIDEFLSGTFVKISFKMEIGDLVDSEIMQLYPFSFAKEMCQSITNNMKADSKSTAEENTKSQQPSAATQPQVSQPQMQQQAQPMMNPMMNQQMGNQQMMNQQFMNQQQVNVQPAQFQSFTGDLGGNFPQENIDLIMDVPLEVTVELGRTSRSIKEILEFTPGTIIELDKIAGEPIDVLVNGKYVAKGEVVVIEESFGIRITEIVK, translated from the coding sequence ATGGACGGAGCTTTATCACAGAATGAAATTAATGCCTTGCTAAATGATGCGGCTGGTTCTGATGCATCTAAGAATGATGGTTCCTTGACAGAACAAGAGATAGATGCGATTGGTGAAATATCGAATATCAGCATGGGAACAGCTGCGACTACATTATTTTCATTGGTAAACCGAAAGGTAGAGATATCAACACCGGTTGTTTCTTTTGCTACATGGGATGATGTGGTTGAGAATTATGAAAAGCCATGCGTTTTTATCAGAATCGCATACACAGTGGGGCTTGATGGAAGCAACATTTTAGTATTAAAAGAGAATGATGTTAAAATTATCACAGATCTTATGATGGGTGGTGATGGAACAAATACAGATGGTGAAATTGGTGAATTACATCTGAGCGCTATCAGCGAAGCAATGAACCAGATGATGGGGTCAGCTGCAACGTCTCTCTCGTCTATGCTGAATAAGACGATTGATATCAGTCCTCCTTCAGCAGATTTGATTGATTTAACAGAGACGATTGACGAAAGCCAAATCGATGAGTTTTTATCTGGCACATTCGTAAAGATTTCGTTTAAGATGGAAATTGGAGATCTTGTCGACAGCGAGATTATGCAGTTATATCCTTTCTCATTTGCAAAGGAAATGTGCCAAAGCATTACCAATAATATGAAAGCGGATTCAAAATCGACGGCAGAAGAAAATACGAAGAGTCAGCAGCCAAGTGCCGCTACGCAGCCACAGGTATCACAGCCGCAGATGCAACAGCAGGCGCAGCCAATGATGAATCCGATGATGAATCAGCAGATGGGGAATCAACAGATGATGAATCAACAGTTTATGAATCAACAGCAGGTGAATGTTCAACCAGCACAATTCCAAAGCTTTACAGGTGACCTGGGCGGTAATTTCCCGCAGGAGAACATCGATTTAATTATGGATGTACCTCTTGAGGTTACAGTGGAATTAGGAAGAACAAGCAGATCAATTAAAGAAATCCTGGAATTTACACCAGGTACCATTATTGAATTAGATAAGATTGCAGGAGAACCGATCGATGTTCTCGTAAATGGCAAATATGTTGCAAAGGGCGAAGTTGTCGTCATTGAAGAAAGTTTCGGTATCCGAATTACCGAAATTGTGAAATAA
- a CDS encoding response regulator codes for MAKNILICDDAAFMRMMIKDILTKNGYNIAGEAENGAKAVEKYNETKPDLVLMDITMPEMDGIQALKKIKEADPNACIIMCSAMGQQAMVIEAIQSGAKDFIVKPFQAERVLEAVKKVVG; via the coding sequence ATGGCAAAGAATATTTTAATTTGTGATGATGCTGCATTCATGAGAATGATGATCAAAGACATTTTGACAAAGAATGGTTACAACATTGCAGGAGAAGCAGAAAACGGCGCAAAGGCTGTTGAAAAGTACAATGAGACAAAACCAGATTTGGTATTGATGGACATTACTATGCCAGAGATGGATGGAATCCAGGCATTAAAGAAGATTAAAGAGGCAGATCCTAACGCATGTATCATTATGTGCTCTGCAATGGGTCAGCAGGCAATGGTTATCGAGGCAATTCAGTCTGGTGCAAAAGATTTTATTGTAAAACCTTTCCAGGCAGAACGTGTATTAGAAGCTGTTAAAAAAGTAGTGGGTTAA
- a CDS encoding MinD/ParA family protein, translated as MDQAESLRNVIKKQNQTISQMARVITVTSGKGGVGKSNIAVNLAVQFQKQGKKVIIFDADFGLANVEVMFGTVPKYNIADMIYREMEMTEIITEGPNGIGFVSGGSGIDGLGNLSQEQIVYLVKCLNELNKLADIIIIDTGAGISDSVLEFVMASPEVLLVTTPDPSSLTDAYSLIKMLYHNPNFVKDMTKISVVANKTVSVEEGHMVYQKLNSVVNRFLDGNVEYLGMIPQDIELEKSVRQQKTVSLNAPASNAARAFEVLASNILNGEQKDVKLNWGITQLFSRIITRSS; from the coding sequence ATGGATCAGGCTGAATCATTGCGAAATGTGATCAAAAAACAAAATCAAACAATAAGCCAGATGGCCAGGGTAATTACGGTTACTAGTGGCAAAGGTGGTGTTGGAAAATCGAATATCGCGGTCAACCTTGCAGTGCAATTTCAAAAACAGGGGAAAAAAGTAATCATTTTTGATGCAGATTTTGGACTTGCCAATGTGGAGGTAATGTTCGGAACCGTTCCTAAATATAACATTGCGGATATGATATATCGTGAGATGGAGATGACGGAAATCATTACGGAAGGACCAAACGGAATCGGATTTGTTTCCGGCGGTTCTGGAATTGATGGATTAGGAAACCTGTCTCAGGAACAGATTGTATACCTGGTAAAGTGCTTAAATGAGTTGAATAAATTAGCTGATATTATTATTATAGATACAGGAGCAGGTATTTCAGACAGTGTATTGGAATTTGTAATGGCAAGCCCGGAAGTGTTACTTGTTACAACGCCGGATCCAAGTTCTTTAACTGATGCCTATTCTTTGATTAAGATGTTGTATCACAATCCTAATTTTGTAAAAGATATGACAAAAATCAGTGTTGTCGCCAACAAGACGGTTTCGGTGGAAGAGGGACATATGGTTTACCAGAAACTGAATTCCGTTGTCAACCGGTTTTTGGATGGAAATGTGGAGTATCTTGGAATGATTCCACAGGATATCGAACTGGAAAAGTCAGTCAGACAGCAAAAAACAGTTTCTTTAAATGCACCGGCTTCAAATGCCGCAAGAGCTTTTGAAGTCCTGGCGTCAAATATTTTAAATGGGGAACAAAAGGATGTAAAACTGAACTGGGGAATCACACAATTGTTTTCTAGGATTATAACAAGAAGCAGTTAA
- the flhB gene encoding flagellar biosynthesis protein FlhB — protein MKPNEEYNLELEYNLQWFAKDGDGGEKTEPATAKKLKEARDDGKVAKSRELNSALDLIVLFLVLKIFVSYVGNNLISVFTYVYKMIPDFLKNNLAELNSKSIVSLFNVIFGISAKIVLPFFAFGFIIAILANIVQVGWKVTTKPLQPKADKFNPINGFKRMFSKDSLFELLKSIAKILVIIYVAYTSIKDKADNIFLLYDIPLMQAVILCGTIIIDAGFKISMVYLVIGLLDFAYQKHKFNEEMKMTKQEVKDEYKNTEGNPEIKGRQKQRMREASQRRMMQDVPKADVVITNPTHLAVAIKYDAETSKAPVVLAKGEDYVAMKIREAAKENQIEIVENKPLARMLYANVEIGQEIPPELYQAVAEVLAMVYNMKNH, from the coding sequence TTGAAACCAAATGAGGAATATAACCTGGAATTAGAATACAATTTGCAGTGGTTTGCAAAAGATGGCGATGGTGGGGAAAAAACAGAACCAGCTACTGCAAAAAAGTTAAAAGAAGCAAGAGACGATGGAAAGGTTGCAAAAAGTAGAGAGCTGAATTCAGCATTAGATTTAATTGTATTATTTTTGGTGCTAAAAATTTTTGTTTCTTATGTTGGAAACAATCTGATCAGTGTTTTTACTTATGTATATAAAATGATTCCGGATTTTCTGAAAAATAATTTGGCAGAGTTAAATTCAAAGTCGATTGTTTCGTTATTCAATGTTATTTTTGGAATCAGTGCAAAAATAGTATTACCTTTTTTTGCGTTTGGATTTATTATCGCAATTTTGGCGAATATTGTGCAGGTTGGCTGGAAGGTAACCACAAAGCCGCTGCAGCCGAAAGCAGACAAATTTAATCCAATCAATGGATTTAAAAGGATGTTTTCGAAAGATTCCTTGTTTGAACTTTTAAAATCAATTGCGAAAATTCTGGTAATCATTTATGTGGCATATACTTCAATCAAGGATAAAGCAGATAATATTTTTCTGTTATATGACATTCCTTTGATGCAGGCAGTCATATTATGTGGTACAATTATTATAGATGCTGGATTTAAAATCAGTATGGTTTATCTTGTGATAGGTCTTTTGGATTTTGCCTATCAGAAACACAAATTTAACGAAGAGATGAAGATGACCAAACAGGAAGTAAAGGATGAGTATAAGAATACAGAAGGTAATCCTGAGATTAAGGGTCGTCAGAAACAAAGAATGAGGGAAGCATCACAACGGCGAATGATGCAGGATGTTCCAAAAGCGGATGTCGTTATTACAAACCCGACGCATCTTGCAGTCGCTATCAAATATGATGCTGAGACTTCAAAAGCACCTGTTGTGTTAGCAAAAGGTGAAGATTATGTGGCAATGAAAATTCGTGAGGCCGCAAAAGAAAATCAGATTGAAATTGTAGAGAATAAGCCGTTGGCACGTATGCTATACGCTAATGTCGAGATAGGACAGGAGATTCCACCGGAACTGTATCAGGCGGTAGCAGAAGTGCTCGCAATGGTCTACAATATGAAAAATCATTAG
- a CDS encoding flagellar biosynthetic protein FliO, protein MILLNASALNSFLQLMGAIVIFAFVLVITYFTTKWIGNYQQVHTTNKNLRVIESLRLTNNKFIQIVQAGDVYLVIAVGKEEVQLLTQLTKEQLTELPDFTKTQNTLSQESFQDILSKVKKHIPKK, encoded by the coding sequence ATGATATTATTAAATGCCTCAGCGTTAAACAGTTTTTTACAGTTAATGGGCGCAATTGTTATTTTTGCATTTGTGCTCGTTATTACTTATTTTACGACAAAATGGATAGGAAACTATCAACAGGTACATACGACAAACAAAAACCTGAGAGTAATTGAATCACTTCGTCTGACCAACAATAAGTTTATTCAGATTGTACAGGCAGGCGATGTGTATCTTGTTATTGCTGTTGGCAAAGAAGAAGTTCAACTTTTAACTCAATTGACAAAAGAACAATTGACAGAACTTCCTGATTTTACAAAGACACAAAATACATTATCTCAGGAGAGTTTTCAGGATATTTTAAGCAAAGTAAAGAAACATATCCCGAAAAAATAG
- the fliR gene encoding flagellar biosynthetic protein FliR: MFEYSFSLADVEILLLIIVRISCFVFVAPFFGTANSPARVKIGLSVFVSLLIYGLVDKTGIAYTGIFGYSIIVIREGITGLLIGLAANICNSIILFAGNIIDMDIGLAMATEFDPTNNTQVTITGNLYQYFILLLLIATDMHHVILRAAVDSFSLIPINGQKFNWDHLLASMATYMGDMFVIAFRIILPVFACIMILNCILGIMAKVSPQMNMFSVGMQMKIMVGFMVLFITITLLPSVADFIFKEMKTMIVSFVKGMY, from the coding sequence ATGTTTGAGTATAGTTTTTCTTTAGCTGATGTTGAAATTTTATTATTAATCATTGTGAGAATATCCTGCTTTGTGTTTGTTGCACCCTTTTTTGGTACAGCAAACTCACCGGCAAGAGTCAAAATAGGACTTTCAGTGTTTGTCTCTCTTTTAATTTATGGACTTGTAGATAAGACGGGAATTGCGTATACAGGAATTTTTGGGTATTCTATCATAGTTATCAGAGAAGGAATTACAGGGTTGCTGATTGGTTTAGCTGCAAACATATGTAATTCCATTATTTTATTTGCGGGTAATATTATTGATATGGATATTGGACTTGCGATGGCAACGGAGTTTGACCCGACCAATAATACGCAGGTTACAATTACAGGTAATTTATATCAATATTTTATATTATTACTGTTGATTGCAACGGATATGCATCATGTGATTTTACGTGCTGCAGTAGATTCTTTTTCTTTGATTCCAATCAATGGACAGAAGTTTAACTGGGATCATCTGTTGGCATCCATGGCAACCTACATGGGCGATATGTTCGTGATAGCATTTCGCATTATTTTACCAGTGTTTGCCTGTATCATGATTTTGAATTGTATTCTTGGTATCATGGCAAAAGTATCCCCACAGATGAATATGTTTTCCGTAGGTATGCAGATGAAAATAATGGTGGGATTTATGGTATTATTTATCACAATCACTCTTTTGCCAAGTGTGGCAGATTTTATATTCAAAGAGATGAAAACAATGATAGTATCTTTTGTAAAGGGAATGTATTAG
- the flhF gene encoding flagellar biosynthesis protein FlhF translates to MTIKKFQGKTKEEALEKAKNEFGQGTVIMNIKEVKPKGMFKALKSSTYEVTAAMEEKEPYISAIGNPGAVSKPRESINLAADETLQIPQPQRTEEKVNLVEPRSATEAAKEIEAKILEKKEQMRQASSFDNTSKGLEERLENLSNILEKQLNAEEKQEKKAEPAPAKSESLGFIKMIYTTLLENEVNEKYANQVMDEIEKVMHNGNSVDYILSTVYQKMILKLGQPSPIEFSQKGPKVIFFIGPTGVGKTTTIAKIASKYKVEKGKKVAFLSADTYRIAATEQLRVYANILDAPMDIVYSAEELNDAVEKFAEYDLVFIDTAGFSHKNASQCEDMKNLIAGLDEAYEKEVYLVLSATTKYRDLLDIVDIYKQIADYKLIFTKLDETVCYGNILNIKLYSDAPLSYMTNGQNVPDDMEIFNTQKIVKQLLGGR, encoded by the coding sequence ATGACCATAAAAAAATTTCAGGGAAAAACAAAAGAAGAGGCATTAGAAAAAGCAAAAAATGAATTTGGGCAGGGTACGGTAATTATGAACATCAAAGAGGTGAAACCAAAAGGGATGTTCAAGGCACTGAAAAGTTCTACTTATGAAGTGACAGCTGCAATGGAGGAAAAAGAACCGTACATATCGGCAATTGGAAATCCGGGAGCTGTATCGAAACCAAGAGAGAGCATTAATCTTGCGGCGGATGAAACGTTACAGATTCCACAGCCACAAAGAACAGAGGAAAAAGTAAATCTTGTGGAACCAAGAAGTGCAACAGAGGCAGCAAAAGAGATAGAAGCAAAAATCCTGGAGAAAAAGGAACAGATGCGTCAGGCAAGTTCTTTTGATAATACGAGTAAGGGGTTAGAGGAACGCTTGGAAAACTTATCAAATATTTTGGAAAAACAGTTGAATGCAGAAGAAAAACAGGAAAAGAAAGCGGAACCGGCACCAGCAAAATCAGAAAGCCTTGGTTTTATCAAGATGATTTATACGACATTGCTTGAGAATGAAGTAAATGAGAAATATGCAAATCAGGTGATGGATGAGATTGAAAAAGTCATGCACAATGGAAACAGTGTAGATTACATTCTTTCTACCGTATATCAGAAGATGATCTTAAAACTTGGTCAGCCAAGTCCGATTGAATTCTCACAAAAAGGACCAAAAGTAATCTTTTTCATTGGACCAACAGGCGTGGGAAAGACAACCACAATTGCAAAAATTGCGTCCAAGTATAAAGTTGAGAAGGGCAAAAAAGTGGCGTTCTTATCCGCAGACACTTACCGAATTGCTGCGACGGAGCAGCTGCGTGTTTATGCAAATATTTTAGATGCACCAATGGATATTGTTTATTCTGCAGAGGAACTGAATGATGCAGTAGAAAAATTTGCAGAATATGATTTGGTGTTTATCGACACAGCAGGATTTTCGCATAAAAATGCATCACAGTGTGAGGATATGAAAAACCTGATTGCTGGACTGGATGAGGCGTATGAAAAAGAGGTCTATCTTGTATTAAGTGCAACAACGAAATATCGTGATTTGCTGGATATCGTTGATATCTATAAGCAGATTGCAGATTATAAACTTATTTTTACCAAATTGGATGAAACCGTGTGTTATGGCAATATCTTAAATATCAAGTTATATTCAGATGCGCCACTTTCCTATATGACAAACGGACAGAATGTTCCGGATGACATGGAAATATTTAATACGCAAAAGATTGTAAAACAACTATTAGGCGGAAGATAA
- the flhA gene encoding flagellar biosynthesis protein FlhA, with product MKKTDIGIALYLLAAVIFFIVPISSTLLDVMLAVNISFALIILFNTLFVKEVLDMSFFPTLLLFTTIFRISLNVSSTRLILLTGNPGNVVETFGNFVGGGNLVVGVIVFIILVIIQFVVINKGSERVAEVTARFTLDAMPGKQMAIDADLNTGAITDKEARERRNKIQEESAFFGSMDGATKYVKGDAAAGLIITFINLIGGTAMGMINQGLGFQDAIAQYGILTIGDGLCSQIPSLLISLSTGILVTKASKEADFSSVLIKQLFGIPKVLYLVGATLIFLGIATPLKWYLFVALGLVFLVCGKQVAKTISIESIEEEVETAETEAEEIRKPENVVSLLQVDPIELEFGYGIIPLADVNQGGDLLDRVVMIRRQIALELGTVVPIIRLRDNIQLNPNQYIIKIKGIQVTEGEILFDHYMAMNPGYVEEEITGIPTYEPSFHLPAIWITEGQRERAESLGYTVVDPPSIIATHLTEVIRSHIDELLTRQDVQNLVNNLKENNPALVDELTPKLLGLGEIQKVLQNLLREGISIRDLLTIFETLADHAATTRDTDVLTEYVRQGLKRAISNKYFPANETTSVVTLDPKVEQEIMASVKQTEQGAYLTLDPERTKAIMASVETEISKLENMGKSAIVITSPIVRMYFKKLTEDYFKDLIVVSYNEVDSNIELQSVGMVTA from the coding sequence ATGAAAAAGACAGATATCGGTATTGCATTATATTTACTTGCCGCAGTAATATTCTTTATCGTCCCGATTAGTTCTACACTGCTCGATGTGATGTTAGCGGTTAACATTTCGTTTGCGTTAATCATTTTGTTTAATACGTTGTTTGTAAAAGAAGTGTTGGATATGTCATTTTTTCCGACATTGCTGTTATTTACAACGATTTTTCGTATTTCTTTAAATGTTTCATCTACACGTTTGATTCTTTTAACCGGAAATCCTGGTAACGTTGTAGAGACATTCGGTAATTTCGTTGGTGGCGGTAACCTTGTGGTTGGTGTTATCGTTTTTATCATTCTTGTAATTATCCAGTTTGTAGTAATCAATAAAGGTTCTGAGCGAGTTGCTGAGGTAACAGCACGTTTTACCTTGGATGCAATGCCTGGTAAACAGATGGCAATCGATGCGGATTTGAATACCGGTGCAATTACAGATAAAGAGGCCAGAGAGCGAAGAAATAAGATTCAGGAAGAATCCGCATTCTTTGGTTCTATGGATGGTGCAACAAAATACGTAAAAGGTGATGCTGCGGCTGGTCTGATTATTACATTTATCAACCTCATCGGAGGAACTGCGATGGGAATGATAAACCAGGGATTGGGATTTCAGGATGCCATTGCGCAGTATGGTATTCTTACAATTGGTGATGGTCTTTGTTCTCAGATCCCATCTCTTTTAATTTCTCTTTCCACTGGTATTTTAGTAACGAAAGCATCGAAAGAAGCAGACTTTAGTTCTGTTTTGATTAAGCAGCTGTTCGGAATTCCGAAAGTACTTTATTTGGTTGGTGCAACTTTGATTTTCCTTGGAATTGCAACACCATTAAAATGGTATCTGTTTGTGGCACTTGGTCTGGTATTCCTTGTTTGTGGCAAGCAGGTTGCAAAGACCATCAGTATTGAAAGCATTGAGGAAGAGGTTGAGACAGCAGAGACAGAGGCAGAAGAAATCCGTAAACCGGAAAATGTTGTCTCCCTGCTACAGGTTGACCCGATTGAGTTAGAGTTTGGTTATGGTATCATTCCACTTGCAGACGTCAATCAGGGTGGTGATTTGTTAGACCGAGTTGTCATGATTCGAAGACAGATTGCGCTGGAATTAGGTACCGTTGTTCCGATTATCCGTTTAAGAGATAATATTCAGTTGAATCCAAATCAGTATATTATCAAGATAAAAGGAATTCAGGTGACAGAGGGTGAAATCCTGTTTGACCACTATATGGCAATGAACCCTGGGTATGTGGAAGAAGAGATTACAGGTATTCCGACTTATGAACCATCGTTCCATCTGCCTGCAATCTGGATTACAGAAGGCCAGAGAGAGAGAGCAGAAAGTCTTGGATATACAGTTGTGGATCCACCGTCTATTATTGCAACGCATCTGACGGAGGTAATACGTTCTCATATTGATGAACTTCTGACAAGACAGGATGTACAGAATCTTGTAAATAATCTGAAAGAGAATAACCCGGCACTTGTGGATGAACTGACACCAAAACTTCTTGGTTTAGGAGAAATCCAGAAAGTATTGCAGAATCTTTTAAGAGAAGGTATCTCAATCCGGGATTTGCTTACTATTTTTGAAACGTTGGCGGATCATGCGGCGACAACGAGAGACACTGATGTTTTGACAGAATATGTGCGACAGGGCTTAAAGAGAGCAATTTCAAATAAATACTTCCCGGCGAATGAGACTACAAGCGTAGTTACACTTGATCCAAAAGTGGAACAGGAAATCATGGCGTCTGTAAAACAGACGGAGCAGGGAGCATATCTGACCTTAGATCCGGAGAGGACAAAGGCGATTATGGCATCGGTTGAGACAGAAATTTCCAAGCTGGAAAATATGGGCAAGAGTGCCATTGTGATTACTTCGCCAATTGTACGAATGTACTTTAAAAAGCTGACAGAAGATTATTTCAAGGATTTAATCGTGGTATCATACAATGAAGTTGACTCAAATATAGAATTACAATCAGTGGGGATGGTGACAGCATAA
- the fliP gene encoding flagellar type III secretion system pore protein FliP (The bacterial flagellar biogenesis protein FliP forms a type III secretion system (T3SS)-type pore required for flagellar assembly.) encodes MSKWKKTYCMLSFCFAIFVFTFATFTVCDLTTVYATSATDGTQDANVGDTTQDDTFNPDSISQLDDTDTKDTSTSNQNVDGLSISYNNDSGSVSSPIKIILFLTVISLAPSILIMMTSFTRIIVVLHFVRAALGTQTTPPNQILVGLALFLTFFIMWPTFTQINETAIQPLDAGEITMEQALEIGQKPIREFMYGQTQTKDLELFVDISGETYDSYDDVPMTTLIPAFIISELRAAFIIGFLIYIPFIVIDMVVASVLMSMGMMMLPPTTISLPFKILLFILADGWDLVIGGVVKTFY; translated from the coding sequence ATGAGTAAATGGAAAAAAACATATTGTATGTTATCATTTTGCTTTGCGATTTTCGTATTCACATTTGCTACATTTACGGTGTGTGATTTAACAACCGTATATGCAACTTCAGCCACGGATGGAACACAAGATGCAAACGTGGGAGATACGACACAGGATGATACGTTCAATCCAGACAGCATAAGTCAGCTAGATGATACAGATACAAAAGACACCTCAACTTCAAATCAGAATGTTGATGGGTTATCAATTTCATATAACAATGATAGTGGTTCTGTTTCAAGCCCGATTAAAATTATCTTATTTTTAACCGTGATTTCTCTAGCACCTTCGATTCTGATTATGATGACATCATTTACCAGAATTATCGTGGTGCTTCATTTTGTGAGAGCAGCGCTTGGAACACAGACAACGCCACCAAACCAGATTTTGGTTGGACTTGCATTATTTTTAACATTTTTTATTATGTGGCCAACATTTACCCAGATTAATGAAACAGCGATTCAACCGCTGGATGCTGGGGAGATTACAATGGAACAGGCTCTTGAGATAGGTCAGAAGCCAATTCGTGAGTTTATGTATGGACAGACACAGACAAAAGATTTAGAGTTGTTTGTTGATATTTCAGGCGAGACGTATGATTCTTACGATGATGTTCCAATGACAACGTTAATTCCGGCATTTATCATCAGTGAATTGCGTGCTGCGTTTATTATTGGATTTTTAATCTATATTCCATTTATTGTAATAGACATGGTTGTGGCATCTGTCTTGATGTCAATGGGTATGATGATGCTTCCACCGACAACGATATCGCTGCCGTTTAAGATATTACTGTTCATTCTTGCAGATGGATGGGATCTTGTGATTGGTGGAGTGGTGAAGACATTCTATTGA